A single region of the Lotus japonicus ecotype B-129 chromosome 4, LjGifu_v1.2 genome encodes:
- the LOC130716297 gene encoding F-box protein PP2-A12, which translates to MGIWFSSTPSPESASKSSLGELPECCVAVMMGYMDPPQICKLALMNRTFRGASMADFVWESKLPPNYHLLLRQIFDDFPSDLGMRGIYARLCRVNTFDEGTKKVWLDRSMGKLCMSISAKGLSITGIDDRRYWNHIPTEESRFSSVAYLQQIWWFEVDGEVEFPFPPGTYSLFFRLHLGRASKRFGRRVCNTEHVHGWDVKPARFQLWTSDGQYVTSQCFLKGPGKWRYYHAGDFVVEDGNASTKIKFSMTQIDCTHTKGGLCLDSVLVYPSEFRKVKAFLNNS; encoded by the exons ATGGGGATCTGGTTTTCTTCAACTCCTTCACCGGAGTCGGCATCCAAATCGAGTTTAGGCGAATTGCCGGAGTGCTGTGTGGCGGTGATGATGGGTTACATGGATCCGCCGCAGATTTGCAAGCTCGCCCTCATGAATCGCACTTTCCGCGGCGCTTCAATGGCGGATTTTGTCTGGGAATCCAAACTTCCGCCAAATTACCACCTTCTCCTCCGCCAAATCTTCGACGATTTTCCCTCCGATTTGGGGATGAGAGGGATTTATGCGCGCCTTTGCAGGGTCAATACTTTCGATGAAGGCACCAAG AAGGTTTGGTTGGATAGAAGCATGGGGAAGCTGTGTATGTCTATATCTGCAAAGGGGTTATCCATAACGGGGATTGATGATCGGAGATATTGGAACCATATCCCCACTGAAGAATCTAG ATTCAGCTCTGTTGCATACCTCCAGCAAATCTGGTGGTTTGAAGTGGATGGAGAAGTTGAGTTCCCATTTCCACCTGGGACATACAGCTTGTTCTTCAGACTACATCTAGGGCGAGCCTCCAAGAGGTTCGGCCGACGTGTCTGCAACACAGAACATGTTCATGGCTGGGATGTAAAACCTGCGCGGTTCCAGCTCTGGACTTCAGATGGACAGTACGTTACATCTCAGTGTTTTCTGAAAGGACCAGGCAAGTGGCGCTATTACCATGCCGGAGATTTTGTGGTTGAGGATGGCAATGCGTCAACAAAAATCAAATTCTCCATGACTCAGATTGATTGCACACACACTAAAGGTGGTCTCTGTTTAGATTCTGTGCTGGTGTATCCAAGTGAATTCAGAAAGGTTAAAGCATTTTTGAACAACTCTTGA
- the LOC130712923 gene encoding agamous-like MADS-box protein AGL19 yields MVTFSKRKSGIFKKALELSILCGIQIAIILFSPGGNPFTFGSPSVEAVVNNFLYLRDEEQDIYEPSQNYVVYQINQQIEYLKDRIQMAAEKMEVVRNDLKNLDPLEGNNANLEELQKMKTLLIYLRDSIDQHLHYGKDAWEILRVAHEGTTRVRVSRLQLLTTQLENLKMKEDETVSEFHMRVRDMANASFALGEQMSEEKLVRKILRSLPKRLDMKVTTIEEAEDIGNIKVDELIGSLQTFEMSLNEISYKKNKSIKFVSNTEDDE; encoded by the exons aTGGTCACTTTCTCCAAGCGCAAGAGTGGTATTTTTAAGAAGGCGCTCGAGTTGTCAATTCTGTGTGGCATTCAGATTGCCATCATTTTATTCTCTCCAGGTGGTAACCCTTTCACTTTTGGTTCTCCAAGTGTGGAGGCTGTGGTCAACAATTTCCTTTATCTGAGGGATGAAGAACAAGATATATATGAGCCTTCGCAAAATTATGTGGTTTACCAGATCAATCAACAAATTGAGTATTTGAAGGACCGGATTCAGATGGCCGCTGAGAAGATGGAGGTGGTTCGTAATGATTTGAAAAACTTGGATCCACTTGAAGGAAATAATGCAAATTTAGaggagcttcagaagatgaagactttACTGATTTATTTACGTGATTCT ATTGATCAACATTTGCACTATGGCAAGGATGCCTGGGAAATCCTCAGGGTGGCTCATGAAGGGACTACAAGAGTGAGAGTGTCAAGGCTTCAACTTCTCACTACTCAACTTGAGAAcctgaagatgaaggaggatgaAACTGTATCTGAATTTCATATGAGGGTGCGAGACATGGCAAATGCATCATTTGCGCTGGGAGAACAAATGTCTGAAGAAAAGCTTGTCAGAAAGATTCTCAGGTCCTTACCTAAGAGACTTGATATGAAGGTTACAACTATTGAGGAAGCTGAGGATATTGGCAATAtaaaggttgatgaactcattggttctttgcaaacctttgagatgtctcttAATGAAATATCATATAAGAAGAATAAAAGCATAAAATTTGTGTCAAATACTGAAGATGATGAGTAA